Proteins from one Triticum aestivum cultivar Chinese Spring chromosome 7A, IWGSC CS RefSeq v2.1, whole genome shotgun sequence genomic window:
- the LOC123152219 gene encoding protein GLUTAMINE DUMPER 6, whose translation MRPIREGEALVGVAGAPAAAGHGAHPAFWRTPTPYLFLGFTLMMGLIAVALLVLVCTRRKPSGSSRRGSAAEEASARGMVPLDREPKVVVIMAGDDLPSFLASARPFAFPDAIEPPRQADAV comes from the coding sequence ATGAGGCCGATCAGAGAAGGCGAGGCGCTGGTGGGAGTCgccggggctccggcggcggccggCCACGGCGCGCACCCGGCGTTCTGGAGGACGCCGACGCCGTACCTCTTCCTGGGCTTCACGCTCATGATGGGGCTCATCGCCGTGGCGCTGCTCGTGCTCGTCTGCACGCGCCGCAAGCCGTCGGGCTCGTCGCGGCGGGGGAGCGCCGCCGAGGAGGCGTCGGCGCGCGGGATGGTGCCGCTCGACAGGGAGCCCAAGGTCGTCGTCATCATGGCCGGCGACGACTTGCCGTCCTTCCTCGCCAGCGCCAGGCCGTTCGCGTTCCCTGATGCCATCGAGCCGCCACGCCAGGCGGACGCGGTCTAA